TCATCAAAAAAGGATGGACCTGCTGGAGGATGCCGGTTGCTGTTACATCTTTAAAATCATGAACACATACTCCCCGTCATTGAAATCAATGGTCAGGTTGGCGCCTCTGCCTTCAGCGTACCGGATCCAGAAGGGACGGTCCGATACCCCGCATTCATAGTCGGGATAGGATTCCCCCGTTTTGCTGTTTTTCCATGACAGGATCATGGGGGCATCACATTTTTCAAAAGCCATGTCTTTGGCCATCTGCTTGGCGGATGAAAAATTGAAGGTATCTTCTGGGATGGACAAATGGATGGTTTCCGGGGTCTGGTTATCCGGATTGATATGAATCTGAGCCATGTCAGGCCTCCTTTAAGGCTGGGTTTCCGGGACGGGGCATAATGGCCGCCATTGCCCGTTTAAGTAAAATGTAATACAACATGAGCGAATTGCCATGAAATATTTTCAAACAGGAGCAACAGAATGATCGATTTTCAAGGACAGACCGCTCTGGTGACCGGTGCCGGAGCCGGCATCGGCCGGGCCTATGCCCTGGAACTGGCCCGGCGGGGGGCAAATGTGGTGGTCAATGATATCGGCCGGACCCGTGACGGGCTGTTTTGTGCGGATGTTGTGGTAGATGACATCGACCAGGTCCGGGAATTTGATACCTGCGGGGAGATTTACAGTCTGGGCCGGCCCCTGACCGGGCGGTGAATCCGGCGGCATTTCCGTGGAATTTTGCCAAACGCCGGTGGAAACGCCGGCAGAAAAAAGCGGGGGTGCCGGATCATCCAGCCGGCACCCCAGGTGGTGGTTTTCAGTTGCCCAGTGTATCGGCGGCCACGTCTTTTTCCAGGTGTTCGTTCCATTTTTCGCCCCAGAGATCCGGGACGGTTTCTTCCACCGGCACAATGGACTCCCAGCTGATGCCGATTTCCGTGAAGATGTCTTTCAGGTCCTCTTCGGAAGGGGCCAGCCAGAGGCAGTAGCGAACCCCTTTTTCGTCATTGTAATAGGTTCGGACCCAGGTGGCGCTTTCCACGGCCGCCAGTTTCCGCCAGTTTGCCTGAACTTCTTCGCAGTTGATGCCCGGGTTGTTGTGAACCATCATGTACTTGTTTAATTTACTCATGGCTGCTCTCCTGTGTTTTGGGTTTTTGCCTGATGTCGTTCATCGACAGTGACACTATTAACTACAACAAGCATGCCACAAAGAAATGAAATGCGGATAAATTTATCATAACTATTTGAAATAAAATAAAAAATTATTTTATTTCGTTACATGCGCTGCTGGGAATTGTTAAAAATTGACATCTGAACAACCGTTACTTATAATGGGTCACCCGTCAAGTGGCGCCGATGGTGGCGCTACTTGACACCCATAATCAGAAACCGGATGATCCGCCCATGAAACATATCCACCAGGAAATTCAGAAAAACGAACTGGTCAAACTGCTGCTGGAAGCCATCGGAGACGGCGTTTTCGTGCTGGACCCCCATGGCCGGATCGTGGCCTGGAACCCGGCCATGGAAGCCATCACCGGGTATGCATTCCAAGAGATCAAAGGAAAGCATTGCCGCATTCTGAAATTCAACCAATGCTTTGGCCGGGACCGTCCCTCGGGCATCACAGACTGCGGGATTCTGAAAACCGGCAGGGTGGTGCCCGCAGAATGCCTGATCACCCACAAGCTCGGACATACCCTTTCCATCACCAAAAACGCCCGGGTCATTAAAGACACCCGGGGGGAAATCATCGGGATTGTTGAAACGGTCACGGATCTGACCGAGCTGAAAAAAAACCCGG
This portion of the Desulfotignum phosphitoxidans DSM 13687 genome encodes:
- a CDS encoding AF1514 family protein, encoding MAQIHINPDNQTPETIHLSIPEDTFNFSSAKQMAKDMAFEKCDAPMILSWKNSKTGESYPDYECGVSDRPFWIRYAEGRGANLTIDFNDGEYVFMILKM
- a CDS encoding SDR family NAD(P)-dependent oxidoreductase, which codes for MIDFQGQTALVTGAGAGIGRAYALELARRGANVVVNDIGRTRDGLFCADVVVDDIDQVREFDTCGEIYSLGRPLTGR
- a CDS encoding DUF4242 domain-containing protein, with protein sequence MSKLNKYMMVHNNPGINCEEVQANWRKLAAVESATWVRTYYNDEKGVRYCLWLAPSEEDLKDIFTEIGISWESIVPVEETVPDLWGEKWNEHLEKDVAADTLGN